Genomic segment of Zingiber officinale cultivar Zhangliang chromosome 11B, Zo_v1.1, whole genome shotgun sequence:
GATGCCGACGAAGAGCCTCGAGGTGATGCAGCTCACCAGGTGCCGAGATGCGATGGGCACCCTCGAGTGCAGCTCCGCTAGCTCGTTCTGGCTCGCCCACAAGCAGGCGAACTCGTCGGAGGCGTGCCGGTCGACCAAGATCTCCACCAGCCATAGTAGATTGTCCGCCGCCAGACTGATCCGACACACCACCGGCTCTCTGTTCTCCAGAGACAGGTCCGCGAAAGCGAGCTCCGATGCGTGTCGGAAGAGATCCAGCAACGACTCTAAGCAGCGCCGGCACGAGGCGTACAAACTCTCAACGCTGATATCGGCGGATCCATTCGCCATGAGGAGGTTCTCCTTGAGAAGCTTGAGAACCAACGACTTCATTTCGCGACGGCCCCTGTCTTCGCTGCTCTCCAGGACCAACTCCATTATTTCAGAGAGCGTGTCATTGGGTGGGTGACAGAAACCGGAGGCCACTCGGTTAAGTATGGGACTGATTCCATACCCATCATCCTGTAAATGTCTGATCGCGGACAcgactttttcctcttcttctccttcccaaGGCACGGCTTCAAGGTGATCCAGACATGACTTGATGCATGCATGGAAGCCGAGCGTTTCAGCAATCTGCAattgtaaattaaattaactctTCTCAAAGCAAATGCCATGattgataaataaacaaataaatatagcaaACCTTCAAAATCCGGAGAACTCGTGGAACACTCTGCTTGATCAATCTGTGCTTCGCATCTTTAGTGTACATCAACCCAACAGTCTCGACGTAAATCTCCACATCGTCACATTCGAGAATTTCGATTTGAGGCAGTGGAGACTGCTCGGAGAGCTTATCCGCGAAGAACTTGCTGTGCTCTGCGAGAACGTTTCTGTGGACGCTCATCCTCACGGAAGTGCCGCACTTGGCGTGCAACATAATTTTGAGGTCGCTGGTCTCCATCTGACCAAACCCAACAGATATCTTTCTCGGGACCTCGGCCTTTTGCTTCGGTGGCCTCTCAGTGCCCTTTGATGAAATTGGGGTGGCGATGGCGGAGCTGAGACATCTCTGGTCCTCAGCAATGAGTCTGGACCTCAGTGAAGTGGAAGACTGTCGTTTGTCCACCGGAGGGAGCTGTGATCTCTGCTTGCTGTCTTGAAGATCTTGGTTCTTGAGTGTTCTCTGGATTGCTGCAGGCGAAGGGCAGCaccagaacccttccgggctgACTGCGATTGGAACGCTCCTGATCCTTGCTCGGCCTTGTTCGAGCCTTCTCAGTGTGAAATTTTCCATCTAGCAATGCCTGGTTAATTGCAAGAAAACCTTATTTCAACGCAAACAAACAAGAAATTGTGTTTGTAAACCTGCATAATCAACAAAATCTACTTCTTGAGCATTAGTCAAATGAGATGATAAAATGAATTATCAACTCATTCTCCTCCACTTCTCGTACAAACAGAGATTCATGTTTGGGAGACTAAAATCACTTTCTTAGTAGCAAAAATGAAACATTCAGAGAAAAATTTCCAAGAATATGTCAAAACACAGCACCAGAAgttcaacttacctcttctagtCGCTTTGCTCCTCCTTTCCTCCACTTATCTTCTTCCTCTGTCTGGGCATGTAATGATGGTGAAGCGAGGCAATGCCGAGCATGGAGACTACAGATGGATGGAGTTGCAGATGTCAATAAAAGCAATTTCTCTAACAATTCCCATCAAATTTTATGCTGTAGAAAAGATGGTAGCTTTAGCTTTTTATAAATGAGTGTCCCCCTGTTGTTCCCTGCGTACCATCGTATTTCTCTCAGGCATGGCAAACTCCCTTGTAGCATGCTTAAATACCTATTCTCACACACACTGAATCCTCCATTTCTCAAGTTTGAATCAGTTCTAGTTAATTTGAACTACTTGTGAGGCTCAAATTACAAAgtggaggaaaaaaaaagaatatttgaTGGAGGTTTTGTTTATAAAACAACATTGCTGGAAAGGTACTTACTATGCACAAATATCCAACTCTCAAGTCCCAACAAGAACACAGAGACAAATTTTGGATTAAGTAATCATTAATCTTTGCTCTAGTAGGTTTCAAAATTATGCAAGATTGGATTTTAGTCAAGTGTAGGCTAGTGCATGAGCAGATTGCACATGATTATGTGATATTAGAATTTAGAAATGAAGATGCTTTCCCTAAAATATAATTCTTCCTTCTCTAAAACACTGCCAACTTTGATAAAAAGGAACGATCTGCTTGCCTGATGAATTAAATAGTCCTTACTTACAATTGGTTTAATTTCTCACATGCAAGTATGTTTGGATTTTGTTCCTGATCTCTACTCCCTGGCTTTATTTAATATTGACTGCATGTGTTTGCTAAAGCCATTAATTAGACCATTCATTTAACTTGCAAGTTGGTGTATTCATATTAATGCTAGGTTTAATCTAAAggtaatcaacaattaaaaataggGCAAGTATCTAAGCTTGACAGCAGATGAGAACATGTTTTAAGAACTCTGATGATCAAAACTGCTGGCTTTATATATAATTGTCTATCTGATGGAACCTGAGGGCTCAGGTGGTGCGGTGTAACCACAAGCACTCAATCCAGTCTGGAATCTTTCAATAAATGTCTGATGAGCAAGAAGCTGACGTGACTGTAAAAgccgaagaaaaagaagagggtaAAACCAGAGTGTTGGAGATTGGTACCACTGCACTACCACAAATGGTGCTTTCTCTTTTGACTTTTTTTGTTTCTGCTTTACTTTGGCCTCTTTCTGCCATGCTTGAAACAGAATCCTCTTGCAGTGGGAGATCTCAAACTATATTCGTTCTGTATGAAAGAAAATTACAGAGCTAATTGATTGAAAGAAATTTTGTCTGTGATAGGAACAGGTGAGTGAGGATGCATCATACATGCATGCATTTTTTGTGGTGGGAGTTGAGTTCGAACTAACGTTCGACCATTCAAAAGCGTGCAGCGAGACAAAGCATTAAGATTTGATTGAACAAGGAGGGTAGCGTTCTGTTGTACACGGAATTTAATTAAAGATGTAGAGACAACGGAGCAAGAGGACATAGATGGCCGTGCGTATGTGTATCCGTCGACAAACCATGGACGGCGAGGTCAGTCACAGGGCCCTTTTGTGGCGTCGCCAAGTAGGGAGTGCATATATTCAGTCTCAGACGACAACAAGCATCCTGTGTTTAGAGAAATGCGTCCATTCGTAGAGCCTCAACGATTGGGGACGTAggcagtaaaaaaaaaattaaggctttaatatttttttttaaaaaaatagatttttatataaaatattaagaataatttgttaaaaaataataatatatttatctaaggaatatttttaattaaattaataaagttaaattttattaataaaatatttaaaatactaTCTAATTTGGCAAGTAGGTACCTaccttttattattgtttttgataatttttatttttttaatatttaagatatttttagtaaattttatcttttatctttttttatattttatattttaagtaCGTTTAAGAATTtttgaattataaatttattgataatttttctctttcttttagaattttttatttttttataattaaaaattatagtatatatattaggatttatttattttatttgggTCTGAGTCTATATAGTGCCAAAAGGTGACTATGCTCGCCCCTAGCGCTCCCACCAACTCGtgtcagggccaacacggagcaAGGGTCTGAGTCTATATAAACATATATTTAGTTGTAAAGAGGAATAatcctaaaatattaattaaaattttttctttctttttttaaataTAGAGGACAATTGTTATTTCTTCTTGTCTTCTCCCAAAATTCCCCTCTCTTCAGCCCGCAAAATAATTTCTATCCTATTCGgcatcaattgatatcagagctgaCATGTTTTGATTGAGGAAGTTGAGCGTCAAATCTAATGGAAGGTCGTTGTGGTCATGACCATGGTTGTGCCAAGCAAGTTTCGACCGAGGAAGCCTCACATCATGATTGTAGCACCCAAGACGTGATTGAGGATTTATGGAGGCAAGTTGTAGATTTATCCCAGCGTATGAAGATTGGCGATTTATAGAGACAAGTCGCAGATTTAATCCACCGTCTAGCGATGCGAAATTTTTAAGATTGTGAAGTATGTGGTCAAGAGGATTGACATGGAGACCTCAGATGTCAAGTTAACCTATTCGAAATTTTTGGTTTGTCACAAACAGAGAGTTTTATTGATTGTATCAACAAAGTGAAGTAGATGTTTAACTGTAAATAAGTTTTGGATCGGATGAAGGTGAAGCTTATTTCCATTAGACTCAAGGGTCGAGCATTGACGTGGTGGAAGCACTTGCGACTCTCATGAGATAGACATAGCAAAACCAAGATAAGTGattgagagaaaatgaagaaaaaaatgaaagatcATTTTCTTCCTTTTATGTACACTCAAACTTCATTCCAAACACGATTAAGTTTTGCCAGAGAGAACTATAGCTTCAATTCCCAAGATGACCTTGGCGGATTCGAAGATGATTTAGAAAAAGAAGTTGATGAGGTATTTTATAATGATGACCCTAAGACTTTAATTGAGAGTTTGTTCATTGAGGAAAATGTCGAAGACGAGACTCAGGTGATTAGCGAGCTGATATATAACAATTATGGAGAGTACGAAGTGTTTGATAATGATCATTTATTTGTTTCAGATTTATTACTGTTTAACAAGGAGTTGTTGGACTTTGTAGTTACTGTCCTAGAAGGTATCATTCAAATTGCCACTGGTGATCTAATTTCGCTGTCCGAACAACAATTAGTGAGCTATACTACCGCCAACCATGGCTACCGTGGTTGATGGCTGAACCTTGCGTTCTAGTTCATCATTAACAATTGTGGCATCAACAGTGAAAAGAACTAGGGCAAAATGGTATTTTCAACATCATGAAGGAAAATGCACATGTTGTGTCAATTAGTTTGTATGAAAAAGTTTCTTCCCACAATGAGAAGTCTCTCCAGAAAGCCATGACAAATTAACCAGTTAGTATTACTATGGATGTTGTTGGACACGATTTCCAACTTTATTATTCGGGAATATTCACCAGAAGTTGCAACACTTCATTAAATCATGCTTCTTCTAATGTGCCCTCGCTGCTCGTCAAGGGAGCCCAGTCTCGATCCCACAAGGGCGACTTCCTCAGCTTCACCCTTCCGGAAGCTTCCTCCCCTCAAGGTAGCTTTCGGTCTGCTCTCTCACACGGTGACGGTGACGGTGACCATGCACTGCTCTGTGGCGAGAGCGAGGTCTTCCAGAGTGCAAGCTGACTTCTTCAAAGCGCTAGCGTACGTTTATGTCGACGACAATCCGGATATTGTCGTCAATGTGGCTTTCCTCCTCATGGATCTTATTGATGGAGTCATCGGAGATGACGATGATAATGAGGAGCATGCATGTTCGTGCCCTGGTGGATGCCCTCCTAGAAAATAATGCCCTCGAGCTCCTCATTCTAAACCTTGCCCGTCTCTCTGAGGCCGACTCTGATGAGACGATGACCATTCATAGCACCCAATAAGCAATCGAGAACCTTATTGAGGTTAAACCTATTGCTGCTGAGCTTGCTTGTGAGTGGACCAAGGCAGGATAAAGGTGTGTGAATTTGATGCAAACAATCAGTATGCATCGGAGAATATTCTAGCAATCCTACTTCAAAACAACCCTACGAACTAGAAACGGCTAGGCCAGATAAATGGTGGCGATGTGGTTCTATAGGCGATGGTACCGAGGATCAAGAGGATGTTGGACCGTTGACGGCCTACTAGAAGAGAGGTGAATAGTCTTGTAAAATGAGTTAAACAAATATCTTACTTTCAAACTTAGCCGgatacaatattaattaaaacaagtaattaacataaaaataataacttaaaGAAAGTTAAGAAGGccaagggttttacttggttataacctaggtggttgttactCCAAGGTAGTTGAAAAAGTTGCAGTAAAAAACGACTCCTTCGTgaaggcagagtagcctcttacagacttTGAAAGATCAAGAATCACTAAAGAAATCAATACAGTGATTGTTGTTTGAACTCTTAGCTCTAGGGTGTTATTTATATGATTCTAGGAAAAGTTACTGTTATGCTTGTAAGTACTCCggattagttttgatgtggttaatcaagtcaagttaggtcatgttgtgttttgattcttgtgtctaagcgtacaagaacttaggaacataagaagtcgagcggaagacatagcAGACGAAAAGAATGACACGGGAAGCAAGTTAAcgagctcgat
This window contains:
- the LOC122034458 gene encoding BTB/POZ domain-containing protein At3g50780-like, which produces MENFTLRRLEQGRARIRSVPIAVSPEGFWCCPSPAAIQRTLKNQDLQDSKQRSQLPPVDKRQSSTSLRSRLIAEDQRCLSSAIATPISSKGTERPPKQKAEVPRKISVGFGQMETSDLKIMLHAKCGTSVRMSVHRNVLAEHSKFFADKLSEQSPLPQIEILECDDVEIYVETVGLMYTKDAKHRLIKQSVPRVLRILKIAETLGFHACIKSCLDHLEAVPWEGEEEEKVVSAIRHLQDDGYGISPILNRVASGFCHPPNDTLSEIMELVLESSEDRGRREMKSLVLKLLKENLLMANGSADISVESLYASCRRCLESLLDLFRHASELAFADLSLENREPVVCRISLAADNLLWLVEILVDRHASDEFACLWASQNELAELHSRVPIASRHLVSCITSRLFVGIGKGEMLPSKETRKRLLHVWLQPLIDDYGWLQHGRRGFDREVVEEGIGRTILTLPLEEQKSILLSWVGTFLKSGDSCPNLQRAFEVWWRRTFIRPYVDRHGSMLHSADRAT